A region of Vitis riparia cultivar Riparia Gloire de Montpellier isolate 1030 chromosome 1, EGFV_Vit.rip_1.0, whole genome shotgun sequence DNA encodes the following proteins:
- the LOC117914875 gene encoding cyclin-dependent kinase G-2 isoform X1 — translation MAAGRHGGYRDNEFKERESDLDVSRRNFAYSKDEYDRSRNGNREGRIRDSRERNRVRQKDIKERESINGGYRSSSSRSDSGSSGGGGSGGGGGGGGGVPRRCVFSVRTADREPGELSSESGSDDGIESESQANNEVSKVENGIRSPLDRKRKFSPIVWDREDKESNNSSKSRIASTATALPPPPPLPKTYRQSPKLIQDEGMRVSPAKNSKIQRSQLPPSPSLPPVAPLSVTLDVSSSPIELNTSSPQEQQWSNEKEADQIEDEDYVPTRNISSSRWADEANSPVDEGEILDDEEIPKRRKKMFLSEGLEPRVLKKSVSPELGELKREGSEGARAKSTDSDERGNRGRSGTREDYPDNNSDRNDYMEIEDYHNNDASARQSDTDSEHENVSRETPEPALPPQRSVNMLQGCRSVDEFERLNKIDEGTYGVVYRAKDKKTGEIVALKKVKMEKEREGFPLTSLREINILLSFHHPSIVDVKEVVVGSNLDSIFMVMEYMEHDLKGLMETMKQPFSQSEVKCLMLQLLEGIKYLHDNWVLHRDLKTSNLLLNNRGELKICDFGLARQYGSPLKPYTHLVVTLWYRAPELLLGAKQYSTAIDMWSLGCIMAELLSKEPLFNGKTELDQIDKIFRTLGTPSETIWPGFSKLPGVKVNFVKHQYNLLRKKFPATSFTGSPVLSDSGFDLLNKLLTYDPEKRITAEAALNHDWFREVPLPKSKDFMPTFPAQHAQDRRVRRIMKSPDPLEEQRRKELQQGELGAGGLFG, via the exons ATGGCGGCAGGAAGGCACGGGGGTTATCGTGATAATGAATTTAAGGAGCGGGAGTCTGATTTAGATGTGTCAAGGCGGAATTTTGCTTATTCTAAGGACGAGTATGATCGGAGTAGGAACGGTAACCGTGAGGGTCGGATTAGGGATTCGAGAGAGAGGAATAGGGTTAGACAGAAGGATATTAAGGAGAGGGAATCAATAAATGGTGGATACCGGTCTTCTTCTAGTAGAAGTGATTCTGGAagtagtggtggtggtggcagtggtggtggtggtggtggtggtggtggtgtgcCTAGACGATGTGTTTTTTCGGTTAGGACTGCTGACCGCGAGCCTGGTGAGTTGTCAAGTGAGAGTGGATCGGATGATGGCATCGAGTCGGAGTCACAGGCTAATAATGAGGTTTCGAAGGTGGAGAATGGGATTCGGTCACCTTTGGATAGGAAGAGGAAGTTTTCACCTATTGTGTGGGATAGAGAAGATAAGGAATCGAATAATTCTTCCAAAAGTAGAATTGCCTCAACAGCAACTGCCCTTCCTCCTCCCCCTCCACTGCCTAAGACATACCGCCAGTCACCAAAACTTATTCAAGATGAGGGTATGCGGGTTTCTCCGGCCAAAAATAGCAAGATTCAGCGTTCACAACTGCCACCATCACCAAGCCTCCCTCCGGTGGCACCTTTGTCAGTTACCCTTGATGTGTCTAGTTCTCCCATTGAGTTGAACACTTCTTCACCTCAAGAGCAGCAGTGGAGTAATGAAAAAGAAGCAGACCAAATTGAAGATGAAGATTATGTTCCCACTCGGAACATATCATCATCACGATGGGCAGATGAAGCCAATTCCCCAGTTGAtgagggtgaaattttggatgaTGAGGAAATTCCTAAGAGGAGGAAGAAAATGTTTCTTTCTGAGGGCTTGGAGCCCAGGGTACTCAAGAAGTCTGTGAGTCCTGAGCTTGGGGAGCTTAAGAGGGAAGGTTCTGAAGGAGCAAGGGCAAAATCAACTGACTCTGATGAAAGAGGCAACCGTGGTAGGTCAGGTACTAGGGAAGATTACCCAGATAATAACTCAGACAGGAATGACTATATGGAAATTGAGGACTATCATAACAATGATGCTAGTGCTAGGCAGTCAGATACAGATTCTGAGCATGAAAATGTTTCTCGGGAGACTCCAGAGCCTGCACTCCCACCACAAAGAAGTGTAAATATGCTTCAAGGATGTAGAAGTGTTGACGAGTTTGAGAGATTAAATAAGATAGATGAAGGCACTTATGGTGTTGTGTACAGAGCTAAAGATAAGAAGACGGGAGAAATCGTAGCCTTGAAGAAGGTGAAGatggagaaagaaagagaaggttTTCCTTTGACTTCACTGAGGGAAATAAACATACTTCTTTCCTTTCATCACCCTTCAATTGTTGATGTTAAAGAAGTCGTGGTAGGGAGCAATCTTGACAGTATATTTATGGTTATGGAATACATGGAGCATGACCTTAAGGGGCTGATGGAGACAATGAAGCAGCCATTTAGTCAGAGTGAAGTTAAATGCTTAATGCTCCAGCTATTGGAGGGGATTAAGTATCTCCATGATAACTGGGTTCTTCATCGGGATTTGAAGACATCAAATCTACTTTTGAATAATAGGGGTGAGTTGAAGATTTGTGATTTTGGATTGGCTCGGCAATACGGGAGCCCTTTGAAACCATATACTCATTTGGTGGTTACTCTATGGTACAG GGCGCCAGAACTTTTGTTGGGAGCAAAGCAATACTCAACAGCAATTGACATGTGGTCGTTAGGTTGCATAATGGCTGAACTGTTATCAAAGGAACCACTGTTCAATGGGAAAACTGAACTCGATCAGATTGACAAG ATTTTTAGAACCCTTGGCACACCAAGTGAGACAATTTGGCCTGGGTTTTCCAAATTGCCTGGAGTCAAGGTTAACTTCGTCAAGCATCA GTATAACCTACTGCGTAAGAAATTTCCTGCCACATCTTTCACTGGATCTCCGGTTCTCTCTGACTCTGGATTTGACTTGTTGAACAAACTTTTAACTTATGACCCTGAGAAG AGGATTACAGCTGAAGCTGCTCTTAACCATGATTGGTTCCGCGAAGTTCCTCTTCCCAAATCTAAAGATTTCATGCCTACTTTTCCTGCTCAGCATGCCCAGGACAG GCGCGTGCGAAGAATAATGAAGAGTCCAGATCCTTTAGAAGAGCAGCGTAGAAAGGAGTTGCAGCAAGGGGAATTAGGAGCTGGTGGTTTGTTTGGCTAA
- the LOC117914875 gene encoding cyclin-dependent kinase G-2 isoform X2, giving the protein MAAGRHGGYRDNEFKERESDLDVSRRNFAYSKDEYDRSRNGNREGRIRDSRERNRVRQKDIKERESINGGYRSSSSRSDSGSSGGGGSGGGGGGGGGVPRRCVFSVRTADREPGELSSESGSDDGIESESQANNEVSKVENGIRSPLDRKRKFSPIVWDREDKESNNSSKSRIASTATALPPPPPLPKTYRQSPKLIQDEGMRVSPAKNSKIQRSQLPPSPSLPPVAPLSVTLDVSSSPIELNTSSPQEQQWSNEKEADQIEDEDYVPTRNISSSRWADEANSPVDEGEILDDEEIPKRRKKMFLSEGLEPRVLKKSVSPELGELKREGSEGARAKSTDSDERGNRGRSGTREDYPDNNSDRNDYMEIEDYHNNDASARQSDTDSEHENVSRETPEPALPPQRSVNMLQGCRSVDEFERLNKIDEGTYGVVYRAKDKKTGEIVALKKVKMEKEREGFPLTSLREINILLSFHHPSIVDVKEVVVGSNLDSIFMVMEYMEHDLKGLMETMKQPFSQSEVKCLMLQLLEGIKYLHDNWVLHRDLKTSNLLLNNRGELKICDFGLARQYGSPLKPYTHLVVTLWYRAPELLLGAKQYSTAIDMWSLGCIMAELLSKEPLFNGKTELDQIDKIFRTLGTPSETIWPGFSKLPGVKVNFVKHQLPALGDSV; this is encoded by the exons ATGGCGGCAGGAAGGCACGGGGGTTATCGTGATAATGAATTTAAGGAGCGGGAGTCTGATTTAGATGTGTCAAGGCGGAATTTTGCTTATTCTAAGGACGAGTATGATCGGAGTAGGAACGGTAACCGTGAGGGTCGGATTAGGGATTCGAGAGAGAGGAATAGGGTTAGACAGAAGGATATTAAGGAGAGGGAATCAATAAATGGTGGATACCGGTCTTCTTCTAGTAGAAGTGATTCTGGAagtagtggtggtggtggcagtggtggtggtggtggtggtggtggtggtgtgcCTAGACGATGTGTTTTTTCGGTTAGGACTGCTGACCGCGAGCCTGGTGAGTTGTCAAGTGAGAGTGGATCGGATGATGGCATCGAGTCGGAGTCACAGGCTAATAATGAGGTTTCGAAGGTGGAGAATGGGATTCGGTCACCTTTGGATAGGAAGAGGAAGTTTTCACCTATTGTGTGGGATAGAGAAGATAAGGAATCGAATAATTCTTCCAAAAGTAGAATTGCCTCAACAGCAACTGCCCTTCCTCCTCCCCCTCCACTGCCTAAGACATACCGCCAGTCACCAAAACTTATTCAAGATGAGGGTATGCGGGTTTCTCCGGCCAAAAATAGCAAGATTCAGCGTTCACAACTGCCACCATCACCAAGCCTCCCTCCGGTGGCACCTTTGTCAGTTACCCTTGATGTGTCTAGTTCTCCCATTGAGTTGAACACTTCTTCACCTCAAGAGCAGCAGTGGAGTAATGAAAAAGAAGCAGACCAAATTGAAGATGAAGATTATGTTCCCACTCGGAACATATCATCATCACGATGGGCAGATGAAGCCAATTCCCCAGTTGAtgagggtgaaattttggatgaTGAGGAAATTCCTAAGAGGAGGAAGAAAATGTTTCTTTCTGAGGGCTTGGAGCCCAGGGTACTCAAGAAGTCTGTGAGTCCTGAGCTTGGGGAGCTTAAGAGGGAAGGTTCTGAAGGAGCAAGGGCAAAATCAACTGACTCTGATGAAAGAGGCAACCGTGGTAGGTCAGGTACTAGGGAAGATTACCCAGATAATAACTCAGACAGGAATGACTATATGGAAATTGAGGACTATCATAACAATGATGCTAGTGCTAGGCAGTCAGATACAGATTCTGAGCATGAAAATGTTTCTCGGGAGACTCCAGAGCCTGCACTCCCACCACAAAGAAGTGTAAATATGCTTCAAGGATGTAGAAGTGTTGACGAGTTTGAGAGATTAAATAAGATAGATGAAGGCACTTATGGTGTTGTGTACAGAGCTAAAGATAAGAAGACGGGAGAAATCGTAGCCTTGAAGAAGGTGAAGatggagaaagaaagagaaggttTTCCTTTGACTTCACTGAGGGAAATAAACATACTTCTTTCCTTTCATCACCCTTCAATTGTTGATGTTAAAGAAGTCGTGGTAGGGAGCAATCTTGACAGTATATTTATGGTTATGGAATACATGGAGCATGACCTTAAGGGGCTGATGGAGACAATGAAGCAGCCATTTAGTCAGAGTGAAGTTAAATGCTTAATGCTCCAGCTATTGGAGGGGATTAAGTATCTCCATGATAACTGGGTTCTTCATCGGGATTTGAAGACATCAAATCTACTTTTGAATAATAGGGGTGAGTTGAAGATTTGTGATTTTGGATTGGCTCGGCAATACGGGAGCCCTTTGAAACCATATACTCATTTGGTGGTTACTCTATGGTACAG GGCGCCAGAACTTTTGTTGGGAGCAAAGCAATACTCAACAGCAATTGACATGTGGTCGTTAGGTTGCATAATGGCTGAACTGTTATCAAAGGAACCACTGTTCAATGGGAAAACTGAACTCGATCAGATTGACAAG ATTTTTAGAACCCTTGGCACACCAAGTGAGACAATTTGGCCTGGGTTTTCCAAATTGCCTGGAGTCAAGGTTAACTTCGTCAAGCATCA GCTCCCAGCTTTGGGTGATTCG GTATAA
- the LOC117911695 gene encoding remorin 1.4: protein MRSIEDKGCCNYGPTKDISSSSAISFEFPKGNGTNRTTHHRTALGKPTPSKWDDAQKWLVGLSRGGEKNQSKTKPRNSNADDRRLIAPVPQKEKDYSSCEDEGEEEANGCPGPASSNQYQVETKKVDCDESFWQINKASEDSSSAVRSICVRDMGTEMTPIASQEPSRTATPIRATTPVARSPISSGSSTPGRCYQTGLSSTESRGEAAPVDRRHGRFSSDGEESNACKMPENKNSEHARKPNPLDTRATAWDEAERAKYLARYKREEVKIQAWENHEKRKAEMEMRRMEVKADKLKARAQEKLANKIAATRRIAEEKRASAEAKLNEKAARTSERADYIRRTGRLPSSFYFKLPSLCW, encoded by the exons ATGAGGTCTATAGAGGACAAGGGCTGCTGCAACTATGGACCAACTAAGGATATTTCAAGTAGCAGTGCCATTAGTTTCGAGTTTCCTAAGGGGAATGGAACAAATCGAACCACTCATCATCGAACAGCCTTAGGCAAACCAACCCCATCAAAATGGGACGATGCTCAGAAATGGCTAGTGGGGTTGTCTAGAGGGGGAGAGAAAAATCAGTCCAAAACCAAGCCCAGAAACTCAAACGCGGATGACAGGAGGTTAATAGCTCCAGTCCCTCAGAAAGAAAAGGATTATTCAAGCTGTGAGgatgaaggagaagaagaagcaaaTGGGTGCCCTGGCCCTGCTTCTTCAAATCAGTACCAAGTGGAAACAAAGAAGGTAGACTGTGATGAATCCTTTTGGCAAATCAACAAGGCTTCAGAAGATTCCTCATCAGCTGTTAGATCCATATGCGTGAGGGATATGGGGACTGAGATGACCCCCATTGCTAGCCAAGAGCCCTCAAGAACAGCTACTCCCATTAGAGCAACCACCCCTGTGGCTAGAAGCCCCATATCTTCTGGGTCCTCTACTCCAGGGAGGTGTTATCAGACTGGTTTGAGTTCAACAGAGAGCAGAGGCGAGGCAGCCCCTGTTGATAGGCGGCATGGTAGGTTTAGCTCGGATGGGGAAGAGTCCAATGCTTGCAAGATGCCTGAGAACAAGAATTCAGAACATGCTAGAAAACCTAATCCTCTGGACACCCGAGCAACGGCCTGGGACGAGGCGGAACGAGCCAAGTATCTTGCAAG GTATAAGCGCGAAGAAGTGAAGATACAAGCCTGGGAAAATCATGAGAAAAGGAAAGCTGAGATGGAAATGAGAAGAATGGAG GTGAAGGCTGATAAATTGAAAGCTCGGGCGCAAGAGAAATTGGCAAACAAAATTGCTGCAACCAGGAGAATAGCTGAAGAGAAGCGTGCAAGTGCCGAAGCCAAACTGAATGAGAAAGCTGCAAGGACTTCTGAAAGGGCAGATTACATAAGGAGGACTGGTCGTTTGCCCTCTTCTTTCTACTTCAAGTTGCCTTCCCTCTGCTGGTAG